From Camelus dromedarius isolate mCamDro1 chromosome 2, mCamDro1.pat, whole genome shotgun sequence, one genomic window encodes:
- the ICOSLG gene encoding ICOS ligand isoform X1, translating to MPLRGPELLLLLLCGLRAEIQEQEVRAMVGSDVQLSCVYPEGNSFDLNDLYVYWQIPDKPNTYSVVTYYLSGNNSAGHSDNHYKGRAQLSLDSMKRGDFSLHLRNITPQDEQKFNCLVFRKSLELKKILEVVVTLHVAANYSMPVVSGPSQDEEFTLTCTSTNGYPRPNVYWINRTDNSLLDLALQNSTVSLNERGLYDVVSILRLGRTPSVNVGCCIENVLLHQNLTVSSWTGMFTGTKDSFTENPADGTREWGGGAVPSILAVLAVVVAVATGWLCRSRCPSRSYAGAQASRPEVEVTGVSSPSVFTNLSPEISLCLQSESQLTCHPRPLPLSSQEHV from the exons ATGCCGCTGAGAGG tcctgAGCTGCTCCTGCTGCTACTCTGCGGCCTGCGAGCCG AGATTCAGGAACAGGAGGTCAGAGCAATGGTGGGCAGCGACGTCCAGCTCAGCTGTGTCTACCCTGAAGGAAACAGCTTCGATTTAAATGACCTTTATGTTTACTGGCAAATCCCGGACAAACCAAATACCTACTCCGTGGTGACTTACTACCTCTCCGGGAACAACTCCGCTGGCCACAGCGACAACCACTACAAGGGCCGGGCCCAGCTGTCCCTGGACAGCATGAAGCGGGGTGACTTCTCTCTCCACCTGCGCAATATCACCCCCCAGGACGAACAGAAATTTAACTGCCTGGTGTTTCGGAAATCCTTAGaattaaaaaagattttggaAGTTGTGGTCACGCTGCACGTGGCAG CGAACTACAGCATGCCTGTGGTCAGCGGCCCGTCCCAGGATGAGGAGTTCACCCTCACGTGCACGTCCACAAATGGCTACCCGAGGCCGAACGTGTACTGGATCAACAGGACAGACAACAGCCTGCTGGACCTGGCCCTGCAGAACAGCACCGTGTCCTTGAACGAGCGGGGCCTGTATGACGTGGTCAGCATCCTGAGGCTCGGGCGGACGCCCAGCGTGAACGTGGGCTGCTGCATAGAGAACGTGCTGCTGCACCAGAACCTGACCGTCAGCAGCTGGACAG GAATGTTCACCGGAACCAAGGACAGCTTCACGGAGAACCCAGCCGATGGCACCCGCGAGTGGGGAGGCGGGGCGGTTCCCAGCATCCTGGCCGTGCTGGCCGTGGTCGTGGCTGTGGCCACTGGCTGGCTGTGCAGGAGCAGGTGCCCCAGCCGGAGCTACGCAG GTGCCCAGGCTTCGAGGCCAGAGGTGGAAGTCACCG GCGTCTCCAGTCCCTCTGTTTTCACCAACCTGAGTCCTGAGATCAGCCTCTGCCTCCAAAGTGAAAGTCAGCTGACTTGCCACCCAcgccctctccctctttcctcccaagAGCACGTGTGA
- the ICOSLG gene encoding ICOS ligand isoform X2 — protein sequence MVGSDVQLSCVYPEGNSFDLNDLYVYWQIPDKPNTYSVVTYYLSGNNSAGHSDNHYKGRAQLSLDSMKRGDFSLHLRNITPQDEQKFNCLVFRKSLELKKILEVVVTLHVAANYSMPVVSGPSQDEEFTLTCTSTNGYPRPNVYWINRTDNSLLDLALQNSTVSLNERGLYDVVSILRLGRTPSVNVGCCIENVLLHQNLTVSSWTGMFTGTKDSFTENPADGTREWGGGAVPSILAVLAVVVAVATGWLCRSRCPSRSYAGAQASRPEVEVTGVSSPSVFTNLSPEISLCLQSESQLTCHPRPLPLSSQEHV from the exons ATGGTGGGCAGCGACGTCCAGCTCAGCTGTGTCTACCCTGAAGGAAACAGCTTCGATTTAAATGACCTTTATGTTTACTGGCAAATCCCGGACAAACCAAATACCTACTCCGTGGTGACTTACTACCTCTCCGGGAACAACTCCGCTGGCCACAGCGACAACCACTACAAGGGCCGGGCCCAGCTGTCCCTGGACAGCATGAAGCGGGGTGACTTCTCTCTCCACCTGCGCAATATCACCCCCCAGGACGAACAGAAATTTAACTGCCTGGTGTTTCGGAAATCCTTAGaattaaaaaagattttggaAGTTGTGGTCACGCTGCACGTGGCAG CGAACTACAGCATGCCTGTGGTCAGCGGCCCGTCCCAGGATGAGGAGTTCACCCTCACGTGCACGTCCACAAATGGCTACCCGAGGCCGAACGTGTACTGGATCAACAGGACAGACAACAGCCTGCTGGACCTGGCCCTGCAGAACAGCACCGTGTCCTTGAACGAGCGGGGCCTGTATGACGTGGTCAGCATCCTGAGGCTCGGGCGGACGCCCAGCGTGAACGTGGGCTGCTGCATAGAGAACGTGCTGCTGCACCAGAACCTGACCGTCAGCAGCTGGACAG GAATGTTCACCGGAACCAAGGACAGCTTCACGGAGAACCCAGCCGATGGCACCCGCGAGTGGGGAGGCGGGGCGGTTCCCAGCATCCTGGCCGTGCTGGCCGTGGTCGTGGCTGTGGCCACTGGCTGGCTGTGCAGGAGCAGGTGCCCCAGCCGGAGCTACGCAG GTGCCCAGGCTTCGAGGCCAGAGGTGGAAGTCACCG GCGTCTCCAGTCCCTCTGTTTTCACCAACCTGAGTCCTGAGATCAGCCTCTGCCTCCAAAGTGAAAGTCAGCTGACTTGCCACCCAcgccctctccctctttcctcccaagAGCACGTGTGA
- the ICOSLG gene encoding ICOS ligand isoform X3, with protein MPLRGPELLLLLLCGLRAEIQEQEVRAMVGSDVQLSCVYPEGNSFDLNDLYVYWQIPDKPNTYSVVTYYLSGNNSAGHSDNHYKGRAQLSLDSMKRGDFSLHLRNITPQDEQKFNCLVFRKSLELKKILEVVVTLHVAANYSMPVVSGPSQDEEFTLTCTSTNGYPRPNVYWINRTDNSLLDLALQNSTVSLNERGLYDVVSILRLGRTPSVNVGCCIENVLLHQNLTVSSWTGMFTGTKDSFTENPADGTREWGGGAVPSILAVLAVVVAVATGWLCRSRCPSRSYAGAQASRPEVEVTEHV; from the exons ATGCCGCTGAGAGG tcctgAGCTGCTCCTGCTGCTACTCTGCGGCCTGCGAGCCG AGATTCAGGAACAGGAGGTCAGAGCAATGGTGGGCAGCGACGTCCAGCTCAGCTGTGTCTACCCTGAAGGAAACAGCTTCGATTTAAATGACCTTTATGTTTACTGGCAAATCCCGGACAAACCAAATACCTACTCCGTGGTGACTTACTACCTCTCCGGGAACAACTCCGCTGGCCACAGCGACAACCACTACAAGGGCCGGGCCCAGCTGTCCCTGGACAGCATGAAGCGGGGTGACTTCTCTCTCCACCTGCGCAATATCACCCCCCAGGACGAACAGAAATTTAACTGCCTGGTGTTTCGGAAATCCTTAGaattaaaaaagattttggaAGTTGTGGTCACGCTGCACGTGGCAG CGAACTACAGCATGCCTGTGGTCAGCGGCCCGTCCCAGGATGAGGAGTTCACCCTCACGTGCACGTCCACAAATGGCTACCCGAGGCCGAACGTGTACTGGATCAACAGGACAGACAACAGCCTGCTGGACCTGGCCCTGCAGAACAGCACCGTGTCCTTGAACGAGCGGGGCCTGTATGACGTGGTCAGCATCCTGAGGCTCGGGCGGACGCCCAGCGTGAACGTGGGCTGCTGCATAGAGAACGTGCTGCTGCACCAGAACCTGACCGTCAGCAGCTGGACAG GAATGTTCACCGGAACCAAGGACAGCTTCACGGAGAACCCAGCCGATGGCACCCGCGAGTGGGGAGGCGGGGCGGTTCCCAGCATCCTGGCCGTGCTGGCCGTGGTCGTGGCTGTGGCCACTGGCTGGCTGTGCAGGAGCAGGTGCCCCAGCCGGAGCTACGCAG GTGCCCAGGCTTCGAGGCCAGAGGTGGAAGTCACCG AGCACGTGTGA